A region of the Gopherus flavomarginatus isolate rGopFla2 chromosome 3, rGopFla2.mat.asm, whole genome shotgun sequence genome:
TCGTAGGGTCCCCCATGATTCCTGGCCTGCGTAGCAGCCAGGGCGGTGGAGCTGGCGATGAGGGGGGCTGGCAGATGGCTAGAACACAGAGCAGCACATTTTCCAGCCCAGCAGCTGGTTTCTGCAGTGCTTGGCGCAGCTCCAGTGTCTCCTGCCCGCCCATCTGCTGCGTCATGCTCCAACCTTTCAGGGCCTGACCCCTAAGTCCCAGGTTTCTCCGGCAGCAGCTGTGGAGATGCTTTAGGTGTCTGTGCCTGTGCCATCACCGTGAAAATGTCGGATCCTGATCTTAAGCTAACAATACTTAGCACCTCACAAACACGAACGAGTCGCCCCACACCCCCGGGAGACAGGCCAACACCATtagtacagatgggaaactgaggcacagggcgggGAAAGGACTTAGGTGTCACAGCGCATTGgtgacagagccaggattagaaacCTGGAGTCCTGAcgctcagtcccctgctctaacctctagccccagctccttcTTTCCTGGGCAGAACGATGAAAAGGAAGAGTGGCTTTGCTGACTATTCCATTTTAAAACGTATTCACTTGCCAGCAGAAATCTGTCCCCCGGGAGAATTGCTAAAGAGCCAGGTGCTTTTACCAGCGTGCTCCCGCCCGCCTGGGAAAGGGACGCCATCACACGATCCTTCCCTGGGCGGAAGAGCCAACGTGTCTGGCACACAGAGAGccccactcagccctctgcccctgcagctttgCACTGATGGGACACTGCTAACTTCAGTGATGAAGCTGGCCCTTTCTGCGTGGGCTGAACGCCATGAAATACATGGAGCTACAGCTTACCGAGGTTATTTCCCAGCTGGGTGAATTTCCTCAACCACCCAGTGATTTTAACAGGAGACAGAACATTTTCTCCAGACGCATGGACTGGGGTGGGATAATTATACTGTCTGCCTCACATAtctatagtgcttttcattaCCCTGGAGACTCTCTGgctgctttcccctccccaccaccccacgctacagaaatgcagccaccactgGGGTGCAGCAGTACATCTGTTTGCTGCTGGCTGTGATGGGAGACTCTCCGGGCTGAGGGAGCGCAGTTCTGCTCTAGCTGGAGTAGAAAACCATCTTGATTAAGCTGCTGATTTCTGTGGATTCCAGGAAAGCTGCTGAAGACAACTTTTCCTGGAAAATGTCACCACTCTTGCATCAAGGCACCTGAGGCTCTGCGTGGGCTTGTGTATAGAGCACTAGGGtgggactctggagacctgagttctagttCTGGCTCTGCTATTCGCctactgggtgactttgggcaagtcactgtacTGCcctctgcctcggtttccccatgtgCAAAATAAGGGCAAGGACACTGGTCTACCGGTGAAAAGTGCTGTAATTCCTGCTGACCCCAAGGAGGTACCAGCTCAGTCTCACCCGGCAGGTGGCACCTCCAGCAGGCCACACTGGTTTCTCGTCAGCACTGTGCTTAGTGCACGAGGGGACTCACTGGCTGTGTGTTAGGGTGGATCGCCGATCGAGCACCAGTCAATGGTTCGAGGTCGTTGTGAAGCAGCCTAGTAttgttagtcttgagaaaagcagactgagGGCGGAGCGGCTACCAGCCCTCGGCTGTGGCAAGGGCTATTCTAAAGGGGACagagatcaattgttctccatggccacAGAAGGCAGGACACGTGGTGGGCATAATCTGCAGCAAGGCAGCTGTCGGTAGCTCTTAGGAAAAGCTCTTTCTAATGCTCAGGTTGTTAAGCTCTGGAGCCGGctcccaagggaggttgtgggatcccgttcactggaggcttttaaggCCAGGCAGGACAAACTCCCATCAAGGAGAGTCCAGGTTTACTGGCCCTGTGGCCTAGGTGAGCTCTGCAggacccttccagccccacattgctATGATACCCCCTTTAACAACccaccccacagcagccagacaAGCTGCACTGGCTGGTGGGGGAGCCCAGCAGAGCTGAAGGGATGCTGCCGCCATGGGCCTGGAGATTCCTGCGGCAGAACCCatcttccccccacaccccgccccgCTCACCTGGATTCCTCCTGCTCTGTGCCCAGCAGGGTCTTCtcctggctcctgctgctgccgctgctggcTGGGCTGCTCTCTGACATGGGCCCCACATGGCTGATGCTGCGGAGGAGAAAGGGCATTTCCCTCCTTTGCCCCTGGGCTGCAGGATTTGGCTGGGACTGCCCCAGTGCCCTGGGCAGCCGTATGACAAACGCGTTGCCAGGGCCGGCCGGGCTCCAGCTGTGCCTCACACACTGGGCACGCGGCATCAGGTGTGTGAGGGGAGacggggggctgagggggggtgcCGGGGGATCTGGCTCACGCTTTGGCCAGTGCTGGGAGGACActgggcaggggttctgggtgcaatcgCTCCGCTAACTAACCAGGAGTTTGGGCCTCCTGGTGCTCCCccggctctggctggggaagggTTCTCCCCCCTGGGCAGCCCGGCCCTGTTACCTGACGTTGCAGGATGGGGCCTCCTTCTGGTGCTTCCGAAACCACGTGTGCTGGGCTTTCCGGCACTCGCCCTCGCTGATCAGCCCCTGGCTGTCCTGGCTGAGGGGCAGGAAGGTGGCTCGCGCCCGCTCCCGCTCCTTGGCTGTCAATAGCCGCAGCAGGGAATTCTGCAGGAGGGAGAGACcagaggagggcaggggggctggctggagcTCCTGGGCATGGCTGGAGAGGGTGCAGGGGGCAAAGCTCCCCTCAGGCACAGGGACACAAGCCGAGGGCTTGGGTTCATCACAGCTGTGCCAGCCCCAGGCAGCACTGAGGGATGTCCTGGACAGGTCCCTCTTCAGCCATCCCAAGCCGGGGCGGTGGGAATACAGACCCATCCTGCTgatgggtgtggggagggaacaCCACACTTCAGCTGGGATGGCCACTGCCTCAGCCTGACCTACAAAGGGGGAGGCTGACTAGTGATGGGGCCTCCATATAATCTACCCCTCTTGGGCTGACAGGGGAGTTCAGATCTGGGACTCTCTCTCAGCATGAGAAGGTCTGAGCCTCTAGGTCTGGAGCCAAAGGAGAAGTTCCTTAGCTGGCTGCTCTAGTGGGTTCTTATCCTCTTTTGTGGACCAGCCACTTGAGTGGGACAAAGACATAagatcataagaacggccagactgagacagaccaatggtccatctagccccgtgtCCCGCCTGCTGACAGTGGATGGTGCTGGCCTcagcgggaatgaacagaacaagacaattttgagtgatccatcccctgtcgtccattcccagcttcaggcagtcCCGAGGTTCACAGACATccaaagcatggggttgtgtccctgaccatcctggctaatagccattgatagacctgtcCACCAGGAACTGATCTAGTTCTTTTAtgagcccagttatacttttggccttcacaacatcccctagcaacgAGTTTCACAGGtgattgtgtgaagaaatacttccctttgtttgttttaaacctgctgcctaatcaTTTCCTCAGGTGACCcctgcttcttgtgttatgagaaggggtaaataacacttctctactCACttgctccacaccagtcatgattttatagacctcagtcatatccccccttagtctcctcttttccagactgTATAGTCCCAGTctgattaatctctcctcatacggaagccgttccagacccctaattatttttgttttctgaacctttccaattccaatagatcttttttgagatggggtgactacatctgcacactgtattcaaggtgtgggcatactgtgggatttatatagagacaatatgatattttctgaccTATTATCTCTCCCtctcttaatgattctcaacattctgtttgcttttttgatgccgctgcacactgactggatgatttcagagaactctccacgatgactccaagagctttcttgagtggtaacagctaatttagaccccatcattttatatgcatagctgggattatgtttccaatgtgcattactttgcatttatcaacatggaatttcatctgccattttgttaccccgTCACTTagtttggtgagatccctttgtaactcctcacagtctgctttggtgtTTTGGGTATGGACCCTGGAGACTGGTGCTCTGAAATAACTAAGGTAGCTAGGTAGATAGATGGGGgcgtgtatggggatagatagatagatagatagatagaggcaGTGGATGGgcatagatagataggtagatggatgaggtggatggggatagatagagggggtagaTGGGGATAGAGagggtgaatggggatagatagatagatagagggggtgggtggggatggacagataggtaggtagatagacagacagacacagggagtgtgtggggatagatagatgacaTGGGGATGGACAGAAGGCAGGCAGAGAGAGATCTCGAGGAATGGGTAGCTCACTGGGATGGCGATAGATAGATGAGGGATgtatgggaatagatagatagacagacagacacaggggaTGTGTGGGGATTGATAGATGACatggggatggatagacagacCGACCGACCGACAGATGCAGGGGATGTgtggggatggacagacacacagacaaaaGGTGGGCAGAGAGATCTCGAGGAATGGGTAGCTCATtgggatggggatagatggatagatagatggggggtgtatggggatagatagacagacaggcaggcagacacacacaggggatgtgtggggatagatagatgacatggggatggacagacacacTGATAGAAGGCGGGCAGAGAGAGATCTCGAGGAATGGGTAGCTCACtgggatggggatagatggatagatagatggggggtgtatgggaatagatagacagacaggcaggcaggatagatagatagacaggcAGACACAGGggatgtgtggggatagatagatgacatggggatggacagacacacTGACAGAAGGCGGGCAGAGAGATCTCGAGGAATGGGTAGCTCATTGGGATGGGgacagatggatagatagatggggggggtatatgggaatagatagacagacacaggggatgtgtggggatagatagatgacaTGGGAATGGACAGACACACTGATAGAAGGTGGGCAGAGAGATCTCGAGGAATGGGTAGCTCAttgggatggggatagatagatgggggaggTGTATGAgaatagatagacagacagacacaggggctgtgtggggattGATAGGTGATAGATGAcatggggatggacagacagacagacacaggggatgtgtggggatagatagatgacaTGGGGATGGACAGACACCCAGACAGAAGGCGGGCAGAGAGAGATCTCGAGGAATGGGTAGCTCAttgggatggggatagatagatgggggaggtgtatggggatagacagacagacagacacaggggatgtgtggggatggatagatgatAGATGACatggggatggatagacagacagacacagcggATGGGGTGGGGATGGACAGACACCCAGACAGAAGTTGGGCAGAGAGAGATCTCGAGGAATGGGTAGCTCATTGGGATGGGGAGAGGCACTGGGGCAGTCTTTGGGATGCTCAAGGATCCCCCTTGGCCTCCTGATCTCCCCatgtgtgccccccaccccatggcaTTGCTCTAGGGGGCCTGGCTCCATGCACTCGGGGGGCTGTCTCAGTACCTGTGGCCGGAGTTTCTGCAGCAGCACGATGGACTCGTGGGAGAGGAAATCTGGCCACTCGACGTGGCCCTTCTTGTCGGGGTCCAGCGCGGAGAACTGCAGGGCAGCTCGCTCCTCCTGCTCCTCGCTCATCGGCCTCTCGAAGTGGCACTTGTGGAGCAGGTGCTTGTAGTGCAGGAAATTGTCCTGCGTCAGGCAGGTCTCTGCAAGGCCAAGCCAGTGACGTCAGCCCTGTGCTGCGCTGCCGAGGGCGGCCGTGACGTGCCCAGGGGAGAGCACAGCCACAGGAGCTGGCGCTGCCTTCACAATCACATGGGTCACGCAGGcccctgcacctccactcccatGCTGGGACCTGCAGCCAGGCCTCCCGTGATCCCCTGGCAACCACCCATGACATCACAGGCACACTCTGCATTGTGCACCTGTGATGTCATGGATGTGGCCAGGGAAACATGGAACCTGAGTGTAGGTCTTGGCAGGTGAGAAAACAAGGAGCAAACCGGGGCCCAAAATCTTGCTCACCTGCTGACCCAGGGCTTTCAGGACTGGGGGTGCACGGCTGAAATTACGTGTGCAGCATGGGCCTAACTCTGGGCCTGCAAACCCTGGTCTCTCTGCTTGAGTTAAAGGAGAAACTCCACCAGCCATCAGCAGTAGTAGAGCTTTTATCATCTGTAGCCCCTATACACCCAGGGGCCAGCACACTGCAGGGTGAGGCAAAGGACAGCACGTACCGGGGATGATCTTGCATTGCTGGAAGGTGTCCATCAGGCTGTACATCTCCTCCTCCGTCAGCAGGAGGTTGAGGTTATCCTGCCGCAGGGAGAGACGTTCAGAGAGAAACACCCAGGGGTTAGTTAGCACCTGGAGAACAGCCCCCGGAGCTCCATCTCAGCTGCCTGGCAGGATCCGTAATCCCGCCAGGGACTTCGCCAGCCCCATCGCCGCAGCATCTGGCGCCTCCCAAGCATTTAGCCATGGAAATATGGAGAGCCACCTGTTTCTTTCTCCCTTCCCAGCGTGCAGTGGAACTACTCAGTCAGCTTGCAGGCTGTTGTTTACAGGAGGGAAGCTGTGCTCTGTGCGTGTGgatgggggcggggtgctgtgttcctgtgtgtgtgcacacacgtgTGAGCACGCAGTGCAATGTTGCGCAGCGAGGTCAAGAAGGATTTAGCAAGGGAAAGCCAAAGTGACAAAACAGGTTTCACATTTTGTTCTGAACATGGGGAGGTCTGTTGTCAGGTTATTAGAGCGAGTGCGGGGGCAGGGCATGTCACTGTGTTATTGTAGGATTGTGTGGGAGTGTGGGGACGGGGCACGCCagtgtgttattgtagggttgtgtgggagtgcgggggcggggcacgcTGGTGTGTTATTATAGGGTTGTGTGGgagtgcgggggcggggcacgccggtgtgttattgtagggttgtggAGGAGTGTGGGGGCGGGGCCCGCCACTGTGTTATTGTAGGATTGTGTGGGAGTGCGGGGGCGGGGCATGCCggtgtgttattgtagggctgcAGTGGGAGTGCGGGGGCGAGGCACACCggtgtgttattgtagggctgcGAGGGAGTGCGGGGGCGGGGCATGCCGGTGTGTTACTGTAgggctgcgggggcggggcatgccggtgtgttattgtagggctgcAGTGGGAGTGCGGGGGTGAGGCATGctggtgtgttattgtagggctgTGGAGGAGTGTGGGGGCGGGGCATGctggtgtgttattgtagggctgcAGTGGGAGTGTGGGGGCGAGGCATGCTGGTGTGTTACTGTAGGGCTGTGGGGGAGTGCGGGGGTGGGGCATGctggtgtgttattgtagggttgtgtGGGAGTGCGGGGACGAGGCACACCGGTGTGTTACTGTAAGGCTGTGGTGGCGGGGCATGctggtgtgttattgtagggctgTGGGGGAGTGCGGGGGTGGGGCATGCTGGTGTATTATTGTAGGATTGTGTGGGAGTGCAGGGGCGAGGCACACTGGTGTGTTACTGTAaggctgcgggggcggggcatgctggtgtgttattgtagggctgTGGAGgagtgcgggggcagggcacgccagtgtgttattgtagggctgcAGTGGGAGTGCGGGGGTGGGGCATGctggtgtgttattgtagggctgcAGTGGGAGTGCGGGGGCGAGGCACACCGGTGTGTTACTGTAGAGCTGTGAGGGCGTGCGCGGGCGGGGCATGctggtgtgttattgtagggttgtgggggagtgcaggggcagggcatgCTGGTGTGTTATTGTAGAGTTGTGTGGGAGTGCGGGGACGAGGCATGCCGGTGTGTTACTGTAGGGCCGCGGGGGCGAGGCATGctggtgtgttattgtagggctgTGGGGGAGTGCGGGGGCGGGGCATGCCGGTGTGTTATTGTAGGATTGTGTGGGAGTGCAGGGGCGAGGCACGCCGGTGTGCTACTGTAgggctgcgggggcagggcatgccggtgtgttattgtagggctgcAGTGGGAGTGCGGGGGCGGGGCATGCcggtgtgttattgtagggttgtgtgggagtgcgggggtggggcacaccgctgtgttattgtagggttgtgtGGGAGTGACactgtctgggctggaggggggctgATGCCGTctatctgggctggggggagtgaCACTGTCTATCTTGGTGGGGGTGACGCCATCAGTCTGGGCTCGGGGGGGTCGGTAACGCCGTTTCCCGGGGCTGAAGGGGTTGTGGGGATGGACACAGGTTTTTGGTTATGGGAAGCAGGGCCTCAGCCTTGCGGGTCTGGGCCCAGCCAGGTGCCTCTGTCAGCCTCTGGCTCCTGCTCTGTGCCCCATGGGGCAGCGGGGCCCTGGCGCAGGCATGTGTCAGGTGTCAGAGACTTGCCTGCTGCTGCCGGGGCAGTGCCTGCTGTGGGTGTCCCCAGCTTGGAGCGCTCTGCCCACCATTTGCACGGCTCCCCAGGGAGCCGTGGAGCCCGGTGCTGGCCCTAGTGCAGCAGCCGGGGGGGCCACACTCACGCAGTAGTAGCAGCTCCAGCCCGTCTCGGTGTGCGCCGTCTCCGTCACCTCCACGGCGCTGCTGTTGTGCAGGAAGCCCATGCGACGCAGACAGCCGTCGTGGTAAACCCGGGTGCACACCCTGCAGGGGAACAGGCTCTCCGCCGTCCACACCTCGCAGATCTCGCACATCTCGTCGCTGCTTACCTGGGCGTGGCAGATGGGAGAGATGGGGGGTGTGAGCAGGGGGGGACCCATCACACACACCGCCTCGGCGCTCCCCTCATTCCCTTGGCCCACAGCCTGCCGGAGGCAGCCACGCAGGGTGCAAGGCTCGAGGCCAGGATCTGTAACTAGTGAGGGTGCTGTGTGCGGGGAGAAGGGTATTCAGCTCCTGTGGAGATGGGGGCCACATGACAGAGAGGGCAGGGGTTGGATGGACTGAGGGGTACGTATGGGGAGGGGTGTGCGGGGGGATGgacagaggggtgtggggggtagATGGAGAGAGGGGTGTATGGCGATGGATGGATGAAGGGGTGTGTAAggggagggaggatggatggatggaggtgtgtgtagggggatgggGTGAGATGGAGGGATAGAGGGGGTGCAtatggggagggatggatggagggagggagagatagGTGGAGGGAGcgatggatggggatggagggatgcgtgtgtgtgtatgtgtaagggGATGGATGTGTAGGTGGatagggtgggagggaggggtgtgtaaggggagggatggatggagggtatggatggggagagatggagggatggaagtgTGCATAGTGGgagtgatggatggatggatggagggagggatcgGTGGAGGgagctgtgacgaagtgggactgttcttaatgtttcctctgaatactgtgtgggtgcctcagtttcccctatgcatttcttaagtctctagggggTGAGATTGTTGCAGAGCGAAgggccagtgtgcataaatggctggcactctgtctcctggcaactaatggccgagGCCCTTCCCTCCTGCAAGGGGAgagctaaaggtgtgggagaacaaaggaatcaggtgacctcctggcctgggaaaggaacaaagcccagaggaggaggggctggagggagagtcagtttggagctggctgaggacagGCAGTGAGGGCAGACATGGGTGTCTGGCTCGctgcccccccagaatggacccggctgaggggtcccattccctgtacctacaagctctgttttagagcgtgttcctgtcatctaataaacctctgtgttactggctggctgagagtcacgtctaacTGTGAagagggggtgcaggaccctgtggcttggaatcatagaatatcagggttggaagggacctcaggaggtatctagtcccaccccctgctcatagcaggaccaaccccaattaaatcatcccagccaggactttgtcaagcctgaccttaaaaacctctagggaaggagattccaccacctccctagggaacccattccagtgcttcatcaccctcctagggaaaaagtttttcctaatatccaacctaaacctcccccactgcaacttgagaccattactccttgttctgtcatctgccaccactgagaacagccgagctccatcctctttggaaccccccttcaggtagttgaaagcagctatcaaatcccccctcactcttctcttctgcagactaaacaatcccagttccctcagcctgtcctcataagtcatgtgctccagccccctgatcattttcgttgccctccgctggactctccagtttttctacatccttcttgtagtgtggagcccaaaactggtcacagtgctccagatgaggcctcacatTTTTTGATGGGTGGAGGGGTGTGTTGGGGGTGTGTGTaacaggagggatggaggggtgtgtaagGAAGGTGTGTATAGGAAGGATGGATATATGGGGAGCTCCTTCTCCCTGTCTGCAAGCTGAGGTTGTCTGCACTGTGGAACGACCACCTTGCACCCTCATCCAGGGGTCACCGGGTCCCTCCATGGCACCCCTAGCACCTAGCggtgggctgcaggtcaggactaaGGGGCACGAGCCCAGGAGCAGTGGGGAGCGCAGCACAATCAGTTTGAGAGCATCAGCAGACCAGCACGTGGAAGTCGAGGCCTGGCCCGCTGGGGAGTGCTGGAGCTGAGGTGCTGGACGTACTGagtgcagagcccagggctgggagagcagggggtcaggACTGCAGGGCACCAGCTCTCTGCTTGGCTTGGGCAGGCTGGCACGGCAACCTGGGCTCCTCTCTTAGGGACCCTAAAAGCCTTTCTGGGGTGTAGAGGTGCAGACTCATCCcggcggcacctcctgctggtgacttctgggaactagctcattccagctctggggcactctgcaggccggtgatccgcctgtcctctggcccccgtgtccctccctggaccccagtgcccttttacctggggtgctgccccctgacagtcccccaccaatctgggtctcccctccctgaggGAACCCCCGACCCActgtccccactttgcctcagttttggctactgcccagtctccatctagcccccattcactggggcagactgcagtatcagccactcatcacaggcaaaggggtttggatctgctgcctttgcctaccccccgggctgccccctgcaactcccagtacctcttggccttatgctaggccacagcctgaggctttcca
Encoded here:
- the PHF24 gene encoding PHD finger protein 24 is translated as MGVLMSRRQTVEQVQKVSLAVSAFKDGLRERPSTKRKAEAWGGRRGTLEHVVQEVQEEEEERPEAAGPSQTQREKSRANRAAWERLRDGRGVEPEEFDRANRFTPPAFVRPTRELHDDEPLEISLEQREQVSSDEMCEICEVWTAESLFPCRVCTRVYHDGCLRRMGFLHNSSAVEVTETAHTETGWSCYYCDNLNLLLTEEEMYSLMDTFQQCKIIPETCLTQDNFLHYKHLLHKCHFERPMSEEQEERAALQFSALDPDKKGHVEWPDFLSHESIVLLQKLRPQNSLLRLLTAKERERARATFLPLSQDSQGLISEGECRKAQHTWFRKHQKEAPSCNVSISHVGPMSESSPASSGSSRSQEKTLLGTEQEESSRPVDWPTFLKENVIYILAARPNSAAIHLKPLA